Sequence from the Phragmites australis chromosome 6, lpPhrAust1.1, whole genome shotgun sequence genome:
atttttcttcgCCGCAACCCAACATCCGCATGCACTTGCCTCCGCTTGGGCGCTCCCCTTCTCGCCCATGGCCTCCGCCGCTGGCgatccctcgccgccgccaggAGGGTGGCTCTCCGGCCTCGTTTCCGGCGCCGGCCGCCTCCTCGCAGCCGTCATCGGCTCCGAATCGTCCGCCTCCAatgcctcctcgtcctccccgGAGTCGTCGCAGTCGCCTGGCACCGCCGGTACGCGATATCTCTCCCTCCAGCGCGCGCGCGTTCGGAATTCAAAGTGTTGCTTGAAAGCTCTTGCGCTTGTCTCGTGCCGCCTTCGGGGCCCCGCCCTCACGCTAGTAGTGTTCGGTGAATTGCCCGCGTCGGCGCCGTGATCGTCTGTCTCCGTGTGTCGCGCCATCGCTTAGCGGAGATGGTGACGCGGCTGCTGTGGTTAACCTGCAATGGTGCAGGCCTGGGGCCAAATCTGGCACTCAATTGGATTAGATCGTGTCGTAATCGTGTAGTCGGCCATTGAAGTCGATTTATGCACAATTGTGTGCTACTGATCGTCTGCATCTCATAAGCGCACAATTAAAGGGGGAATCGGAGGCTTGAGGACTTGTGGTGTTTATTGTTGCTAGGAGCCTAGGAGAAACGGAATTTTTCCATTGGGTGTTATGGTCCTGCAACTATGTGGTGCAAAATCTCGAATGAAAATTCAACGGTTCCCTGCTCGAAGCCGGAAGCCCAATTGTGTTCAGCATTAAGTCGAAGGCCTTTACTTAACTTCTTCGATGTTAAAGTACAATGTACTGGGTACAAATGTATGCCTCTAATGTCTACCGTTTTCTGTTTAATTTGGCATTCTAGAGTTTATTTTAAAACTTCAAATAGGTCGATGGTTTCAACACCAAGTAAAAAATGATCTAGGATGTTGAGCCTAAATTTATTGGGTCACTAAAAAGTCTAGAGTCTAGGTTAGAGGTGACCATGCTAATGCCCTTCTAGCAATGTACCAAAAGTTCTCATCCGTCTCTGTTGGGACTAAGGGCTGCAAATCTCACTACTGTTATTTCAATGCTGTTGTTTTTTTATGAACTTTGCAAATTTAATTTCTGGGAGACTTCAATGATTTTCCTGATTTGTATTTTAATAAACAGATCAAGGTAACATGGCACATTTTGCTTCTGATAGTTATCAGCTAAACCAGGTATGGCCATTCTTTGTGTATTTCTTATAAATTTCGCGATACCTTTTcaagcaagagcttctctttgagCATAAGAGTGATGTATTGATTACTTGGAGGAATTTATACCATCAAGTTAAGCTCTTTTCTTGGTTTTCAGAGAGGAAACGAGATTGTTCTGAAAGACTGTGGTGAAGGATCCCTAGCAGTCGTCTCAGAGATTGACCCTAAGGATGCTATGATACAATTGCTTATGCAGGAAACGTACACGAGGTATTATGCCATGTCCACCTTGTTTCCTTGCACATTAATGCTCCCGTGATGTACAATAACCTTTTTCTTCCGAAGTTAAAATTTGTATGCTCAAACATGCAGGTTTCATTTTCACTGCATTATAGTACCTAGgcattttcttttgaagttAATAAGTGACATGTTTGTCACACCAAAAATCTAGATGTTACCCTAATATTATCTCCGTGGGACCTTGCATAAAAGTAAACGCAAATCATTAACACAAAGATCTGCAAACATGTCCCTCTGCTTCTTGCTTATAGAGGTAGTTTGCTGAATAAATTGGACTAGAAAGTTTGGCTTATGTGATGAAagttttcaatttttcatgCTAGGTCGGAGTGTGATGCTCTAATAAAGATAATTCAAGAGCGGGTTGTGCACTCAGACCCAGGTGTAGATGAACCTGCTATTGTTCTTCCAATTGCTTGGGCGGCTGGTACAGAGCAAGATAATGTTGCATACTCTTCATTAAATCCAAACacttctccccttgcaacttcAGGTATTCCTGTTTACAGCCGAGAGTTTGACAATTATATTGTTGAGAAGAAATTGCTGACGAAAAGGTCAACTCCTGCTGAAGGTCCTTGCTCCCTGAACCATGATAGGAGCCTGCCTGTGAGTTATTTAACCTCGAGGAAATATAATTCACCCTAAATATGTTGGGAGTCACAACCACTAGATTTCATTAAATATATTCCCAGTGTGTTTTATGTGCCTTTTAGATAGAAGCACATTGTATTTTATTTAACTAGCCTTGACGCTGGAAAGTACTATTGTGAAGTTGTAAGGACCTTCTAGTGTTCTACAATTTACAGCTCCAGTAATTAAatgttctctctctttttcgtGTCTAAACATTTTAGATTTGGTAGACACTGCTGGATCTCAGGGCAAGCATCTTATTTGTTGTAGTTCTTACTCTGTGTTTAACTCTGGAATAATGCAAACATGGTTTAACAACCATTACTGCAGGTTCTGAAACGAAGTTATTCTAACACAGGGGATACTCTTGAAGAGTCTCGAAGAGTAAGGCCAAAGCTAAATGGATTGAAGATTTCAGAAAAGCTGATTGATTCGTGTAGGAGTCATGCAGGTATATaggctcctgggattgctccaATTAAGTTTTCCAAGTGTCATATTGCGCCACTGGGGATGCATTTCTCTGTCATCTACAATTTGCTCCCCTTTCCTGTAACAGCTGCAGATTCATTTCAAAACTCTACCACCATTGATCGAAATGCATCAAGGGGGATTCCGGAAGATGATAGGACGTTTTTTGCAGATGTTCCCCTTCTTGGGACGGATAACCTAACATTCTCCAACATTGTTTCAAATGGTGAAACTGCTGATGATACAGCAGGGTTTCAAGATAAGCCCTCTGCTTTAACTGCACAGCCCTTCGCTTCAACCTCCTATCGAGCTGACAGGAATAACCGTGATAGTACcatatttcatccatactcTAATCAGGTACTGAACTACACCGCATTACCGTTTGCTGGGTATCTTTTTCtgatttcaaattcaaaagaggAAATCTTTTTGCTGATGAAGATAATACTGAAATTTGATACAGGATCTGACTGAGACTTTTCCTGTTAAGGTGGAACCTTTTGATGATCTTGTTCCTCTTGAGCCTGACATGGTGGATCTGACCCAGAAAAATCATGACAGTACGTTGCCATGCTTTTCTTTTAGAAACCATGCTTATCTTCTGCTGTTATAGAAAACATTAGACATACGTTGCCATACTTCAACCAATTAAATTGGTTATGTCAGTATGAGAACCTCAAGTTGCTAGCTTTACTTCACGTAATATTTTTGGTCTATCTGCAGCACACATCATGTACTATGGCTCTGGTTCTGTCTCGAAATTGATGTTTCAAGAAGACATTGAGGCCGCACCCAGGTATTTTTTCTATGACAGTTCATGTATTTTCAAACGGCCTAGGCTCTCTTGTTGTGATCTCTGTTTGTCTCATATTTTGTTATAGTTGCTGGAAACCTCCGGTATCTGAATTCCCAAATGTTTGATAATTTTGTTACGCGCTACCATCTGCTTGTATTTGCTTATGTAGCTATGAGCCTACGAATAATCACcaaatacattttcttccaATGAAGAAGTGTGACCTGTAGTCaataccaaaccatcaagtAGATTATGTTCTGAAGATTTATATTTGAACGCAAAAGAAATGATTCTCTAGAAAACTAACACCATCCTTTTCAGCTCATCAAAGGGAGTGCAGCTAGAAAACAGTTCCATAAACTGCACGAAGGGGTTCAACTTGCAGAGTAGCATACCAACTAAGACAAGGTCACCTGCCAATAGCAATCGTCGCCCAAACAATCGCAACACAATCAGATCGTGGAATGGGCCGCCACAGCAAAGCAATCCGGCGTTACCAGGACAGGAACCGGACGCAGGCCACATTCAGGCGAAGAGGCCGGTTGGAAGGCCAAGGAAAGCGAGGAGGTGAGGTAACTTGCGACGTCCCGATTCTCTGTGTTATCCTGTGGTTTATACAATCTTGAAAGGTGGATCATATCGTAACTCCTAGTGTCCATTATCACTTTTGAAGGTCTCGAAAGGCCCAAAGACATGTGAAAAATACACGAAGGCTACAAAGCGAACTCCATACCACAGGTATCATCATGTAATTGTTGGTatagtatttttcttttcttttttgagaaacAATTGTTGGTATAGTATAAAGGTTTAGAAATACAATGCTCCTTCGCTATCACCGGTAGGCTAACTAACAAATGCCATTGGTTGTACTAACAATTACTCGTCTTTTAAATTCTGTCTCCAGTAAAAAATATCTGTCTTGAGACTAGCCTAGTGCAGTAGCAAAttggtatatatgcatatatgcagTTGTGCAATTCAGCCGTGGCGGTGTTCGCTCTTTTTTCGTTCCCTAGCTGGGTGATAATAAAATCCACAATAACCTGCTGTGTTATCAACTTATCCTGCCACTAGTCCAACAGTAAAAAATCACTCACGTAATGACGACCTTAACTAAGTTCCCCATCGGCAGTTCACCCTTTCCTCTTCAACTACTACGTATTACTATTCAATTCAACCAGCATGTATACAAATCGTACTGCTCCGAGAACATCTGTATTCTCTGGCACGGCGTGCTGACGCAGGCAGCGTTGATTCCTTCACTGATCACGAGGTGGCTGGCCGCCATGGGGGGCCTCTCTCCGATGCGGCTCAGCAGGTCGCCATGTGCCGACCAGGCTTTTTGGATTGAACGGATCACTGGCCGCCTCTCGCATCGCATGGTCACAGCAAGGTGACCGCCGGCCAATCGCCAGCCTTTCCCATCCAGTCCAGAGCTCCAGACCCCTACTGCCTACGGTTATGGGCTTGAGCCCTCGGCGGCCTCCGAGTCCACCACAGAGGACAAGAGACTCGTGCGCCAGTAGTAATAATCTCTCACACAATCTGAGCAAGAGAAAGCATGCATTATTCACCGGATGTTTTGGGTCTGATTGATTGGTTGGCCGCATGAGATCGTGGCCTCGATTCGTATGTTTTGTCGTAGAATTGTTTTGCATGCGCAGAATTGAGCTAAAATCTATAtcgtatttgttaaaatagataatatattattgtatttataattttaatatacgtatctgatattttatttaccgaaaactgactttcgatACACCGTACACTGAAAAAACACGGATCCAGTCATATTCGGTACATGAGATACCGATTATGGCACTATAGCCTATATTTAGTACCTCATATGCTGAAAATCAAGTATATTCAGCATACGAGATATGGAATATGGGCTATAGTGACATATTCAACATCTCATATGCCAAAAATTaagtgtattcggcacataaGGTGTCGAATATACCGAATATAGTCTGTACTGGCACATGCGGTTTCCGGTATAAAATGATAGCATCGAAGTGCCCGCAACCGGTACATGTCATATTCAGCATacgaggtaccgaatacggcactatAGCTCATATTTGGTAATTTATGTGTTGAATAAATTTTCGACatatgaggtgtcgaatatgacCGGTCTTACATGTTTTTAGCATACGGTGTAatgaaagtcagttttcggtaAATAATATGCTGAATATAGatattaaaattgtaaatacgataatatattatctatttcgataaatagaatcacgtatattgtctaattttagattttgctCGCACAATTGCTCAGCTGGGAGCAGGACTGCAGGAGGCATGATCTCATGGTTTCTTATGTCTGAGTGGCGTACGGGCGTGCTTAATCTTGTGTGGTTCCGGTGCCTTTTTAAGGAAGTAATCTCCCTGCAGGAGGCATGATCTCTTGGTTTCTTATGTCTGAGTGGCGTACGGGCGTGCTTAATCTTGTGTGGTTCCGGTGCCTTTTTAAGGAAGTAATCTCCCCTGGGCCTTGTTGAACGTGCACCTAAacgcgccccccccccctcccccaccaCCACCCTCCACCTGCTCTTCGATCGAGTAACACAAGTTCTACGTCGCAATGAATTCATGGATGCATTAGTCCATGGGAGCCGGTGCTGCCCCTAAACTAGCCTCTGGAAAGAAGATACCGGCTAAGCTAGCTATGGGATTACG
This genomic interval carries:
- the LOC133920688 gene encoding uncharacterized protein LOC133920688 isoform X5 codes for the protein MASAAGDPSPPPGGWLSGLVSGAGRLLAAVIGSESSASNASSSSPESSQSPGTADQGNMAHFASDSYQLNQRGNEIVLKDCGEGSLAVVSEIDPKDAMIQLLMQETYTRSECDALIKIIQERVVHSDPGVDEPAIVLPIAWAAGTEQDNVAYSSLNPNTSPLATSGIPVYSREFDNYIVEKKLLTKRSTPAEGPCSLNHDRSLPVLKRSYSNTGDTLEESRRVRPKLNGLKISEKLIDSCRSHADVPLLGTDNLTFSNIVSNGETADDTAGFQDKPSALTAQPFASTSYRADRNNRDSTIFHPYSNQDLTETFPVKVEPFDDLVPLEPDMVDLTQKNHDTHIMYYGSGSVSKLMFQEDIEAAPSSSKGVQLENSSINCTKGFNLQSSIPTKTRSPANSNRRPNNRNTIRSWNGPPQQSNPALPGQEPDAGHIQAKRPVGRPRKARRSRKAQRHVKNTRRLQSELHTTGIIM
- the LOC133920688 gene encoding uncharacterized protein LOC133920688 isoform X1, which gives rise to MASAAGDPSPPPGGWLSGLVSGAGRLLAAVIGSESSASNASSSSPESSQSPGTADQGNMAHFASDSYQLNQRGNEIVLKDCGEGSLAVVSEIDPKDAMIQLLMQETYTRSECDALIKIIQERVVHSDPGVDEPAIVLPIAWAAGTEQDNVAYSSLNPNTSPLATSGIPVYSREFDNYIVEKKLLTKRSTPAEGPCSLNHDRSLPVLKRSYSNTGDTLEESRRVRPKLNGLKISEKLIDSCRSHAAADSFQNSTTIDRNASRGIPEDDRTFFADVPLLGTDNLTFSNIVSNGETADDTAGFQDKPSALTAQPFASTSYRADRNNRDSTIFHPYSNQDLTETFPVKVEPFDDLVPLEPDMVDLTQKNHDTHIMYYGSGSVSKLMFQEDIEAAPSSSKGVQLENSSINCTKGFNLQSSIPTKTRSPANSNRRPNNRNTIRSWNGPPQQSNPALPGQEPDAGHIQAKRPVGRPRKARRSRKAQRHVKNTRRLQSELHTTGIIM
- the LOC133920688 gene encoding uncharacterized protein LOC133920688 isoform X4 — its product is MASAAGDPSPPPGGWLSGLVSGAGRLLAAVIGSESSASNASSSSPESSQSPGTADQGNMAHFASDSYQLNQRGNEIVLKDCGEGSLAVVSEIDPKDAMIQLLMQETYTRSECDALIKIIQERVVHSDPGVDEPAIVLPIAWAAGTEQDNVAYSSLNPNTSPLATSGPCSLNHDRSLPVLKRSYSNTGDTLEESRRVRPKLNGLKISEKLIDSCRSHAAADSFQNSTTIDRNASRGIPEDDRTFFADVPLLGTDNLTFSNIVSNGETADDTAGFQDKPSALTAQPFASTSYRADRNNRDSTIFHPYSNQDLTETFPVKVEPFDDLVPLEPDMVDLTQKNHDTHIMYYGSGSVSKLMFQEDIEAAPSSSKGVQLENSSINCTKGFNLQSSIPTKTRSPANSNRRPNNRNTIRSWNGPPQQSNPALPGQEPDAGHIQAKRPVGRPRKARRSRKAQRHVKNTRRLQSELHTTGIIM
- the LOC133920688 gene encoding uncharacterized protein LOC133920688 isoform X3 — its product is MASAAGDPSPPPGGWLSGLVSGAGRLLAAVIGSESSASNASSSSPESSQSPGTADQGNMAHFASDSYQLNQRGNEIVLKDCGEGSLAVVSEIDPKDAMIQLLMQETYTRSECDALIKIIQERVVHSDPGVDEPAIVLPIAWAAGTEQDNVAYSSLNPNTSPLATSGIPVYSREFDNYIVEKKLLTKRSTPAEGPCSLNHDRSLPVLKRSYSNTGDTLEESRRVRPKLNGLKISEKLIDSCRSHAAADSFQNSTTIDRNASRGIPEDDRTFFADVPLLGTDNLTFSNIVSNGETADDTAGFQDKPSALTAQPFASTSYRADRNNRDSTIFHPYSNQDLTETFPVKVEPFDDLVPLEPDMVDLTQKNHDTHIMYYGSGSVSKLMFQEDIEAAPSSSKGVQLENSSINCTKGFNLQSSIPTKTRSPANSNRRPNNRNTIRSWNGPPQQSNPALPGQEPDAGHIQAKRPVGRPRKARR
- the LOC133920688 gene encoding uncharacterized protein LOC133920688 isoform X2, yielding MASAAGDPSPPPGGWLSGLVSGAGRLLAAVIGSESSASNASSSSPESSQSPGTADQGNMAHFASDSYQLNQRGNEIVLKDCGEGSLAVVSEIDPKDAMIQLLMQETYTRSECDALIKIIQERVVHSDPGVDEPAIVLPIAWAAGTEQDNVAYSSLNPNTSPLATSGIPVYSREFDNYIVEKKLLTKRSTPAEGPCSLNHDRSLPVLKRSYSNTGDTLEESRRVRPKLNGLKISEKLIDSCRSHAAADSFQNSTTIDRNASRGIPEDDRTFFADVPLLGTDNLTFSNIVSNGETADDTAGFQDKPSALTAQPFASTSYRADRNNRDSTIFHPYSNQVEPFDDLVPLEPDMVDLTQKNHDTHIMYYGSGSVSKLMFQEDIEAAPSSSKGVQLENSSINCTKGFNLQSSIPTKTRSPANSNRRPNNRNTIRSWNGPPQQSNPALPGQEPDAGHIQAKRPVGRPRKARRSRKAQRHVKNTRRLQSELHTTGIIM